In the genome of Limanda limanda chromosome 15, fLimLim1.1, whole genome shotgun sequence, one region contains:
- the oprm1 gene encoding mu-type opioid receptor has translation MEGAGNGTGADYRSQLPGLFNSSGGLCGNFTGVNNNNNNINNNTASFAEVGCGGGERRGGDDANPVIIAIVITALYSIVCVVGLVGNVLIMYIIVRYTKMKTATNIYIFNLALADALVTSTLPFQSVNYLMGTWPFGDILCKMVMSIDYYNMFTSIFTLTTMSIDRYVAVCHPVKALDFRTPRNAKIVNVCNWILSSAIGLPVMVMASTANTSSNIMDCKLIFPHPSWYWDTLLKICVFIFAFIMPVLIITVCYGLMILRLKSVRMLSGSQEKDRNLRRITRMVLVVVAVFIVCWTPIHIFVIITALINIPSSTLQTITWHFCIALGYTNSSLNPVLYGYLDENFKRCFREFCTPSPSVLDMQTSSRTGVTSRKLPQRDNSGNTGERSNQQV, from the exons ATGGAGGGCGCAGGTAACGGCACCGGCGCGGATTACCGGAGCCAACTCCCCGGGCTCTTCAACAGCAGCGGCGGCTTGTGCGGGAACTTCACCGgggtaaacaacaacaacaacaacatcaacaacaacaccgCGAGCTTCGCGGAGGTGGGATGCGGCGGCGGCGAGCGCAGGGGGGGCGACGACGCCAACCCGGTGATCATCGCCATCGTGATCACGGCTCTGTACTCCATCGTGTGTGTGGTGGGGCTGGTGGGGAACGTGCTGATCATGTACATCATCGTCAG ATACACTAAAATGAAGACAGCCACTAACATCTACATCTTCAATCTCGCTCTGGCCGACGCCTTGGTCACCAGCACGCTACCGTTCCAAAGCGTCAACTACCTGATGGGGACGTGGCCGTTTGGGGACATCCTGTGCAAGATGGTGATGTCCATCGACTACTACAACATGTTCACCTCCATCTTTACGCTCACCACCATGAGCATCGACCGCTACGTGGCCGTGTGTCACCCGGTCAAAGCGCTGGACTTCAGGACGCCCCGCAACGCCAAGATTGTCAACGTCTGCAACTGGATTCTCTCTTCTGCCATCGGGTTGCCTGTCATGGTCATGGCCTCCACCGCCAACACTT CCTCTAATATTATGGACTGCAAGCTGATTTTCCCCCACCCCTCCTGGTACTGGGACACCCTGCTGAAGATCTGCGTCTTCATCTTTGCCTTCATCATGCCCGTCCTCATCATCACCGTCTGCTACGGCCTCATGATCCTGCGGCTCAAGAGTGTGCGCATGCTGTCCGGCTCACAG GAGAAGGACAGGAACCTGCGTCGGATCACACGCATGGTCCTGGTGGTGGTTGCCGTCTTCATCGTCTGCTGGACGCCAATTCATATCTTTGTCATCATCACCGCTCTCATCAACATCCCCAGCTCCACGCTGCAGACTATCACCTGGCACTTCTGCATCGCCCTGGGCTACACCAACAG TAGTCTGAACCCGGTTCTCTATGGCTACCTGGATGAGAACTTCAAGCGTTGTTTCCGTGAGTTCTGCACCCCAAGTCCGTCTGTGTTGGACATGCAGACCTCATCCCGGACCGGAGTCACCAGCCGCAAGCTCCCACAGCGTGACAACAGTGGAAACACAGGAGAAAGGTCCAATCAGCAG gtatGA